In the Malania oleifera isolate guangnan ecotype guangnan chromosome 1, ASM2987363v1, whole genome shotgun sequence genome, one interval contains:
- the LOC131157612 gene encoding uncharacterized protein LOC131157612 isoform X2, translated as MSEREDDSDAPDEFTSEQGFQQDEGIRKVQKENKARIVREGKERRRQWAQKKTPRQSGGGESAIGLVDNETPQRPLGSDGMLPNDIVELLAAREKQVFASDSEEDEVKEKAKEKTISKKKRAKGSGLEPVILKDIAPAQCLQNSIEFLKKRKMQVSRSTSVLNNSNQALRLLSSSGLLSKK; from the exons ATGTCGGAAAGAGAAGATGACTCCGATGCCCCAGATGAGTTCACATCCGAGCAG GGTTTCCAACAAGATGAGGGCATAAGGAAAGTTCAGAAAGAAAATAAAGCTAG GATTGTTCGTGAAGGAAAAGAACGCCGCAGACAGTGGGCTCAAAAGAAAACACCACGGCAATCTGGAGGTGGTGAAAGTGCCATTGGTTTGGTAGATAATGAAACACCCCAACGCCCTCTGGGTAGTGATGGAATGCTTCCAAATGATATTGTAGAACTTCTTGCAGCTCGTGAGAA ACAAGTATTTGCGTCAGATTCTGAGGAAGATGAGGTGAAGGAAAAGGCCAAGGAAAAGACCATCTCAAAGAAGAAACGAGCCAAAGGCTCTGG GCTGGAACCTGTTATTTTGAAGGACATAGCACCTGCACAATGCTTACAAAATTCCATAGAATTtttgaagaaaaggaaaatgCAAGTCTCAAGGTCAACTTCAGTTTTAAACAACTCCAATCAAGCTCTGCGCCTCCTTTCTTCATCTGGGTTGTTAAGTAAGAAGTGA
- the LOC131157612 gene encoding uncharacterized protein LOC131157612 isoform X1 has translation MSEREDDSDAPDEFTSEQGFQQDEGIRKVQKENKARIVREGKERRRQWAQKKTPRQSGGGESAIGLVDNETPQRPLGSDGMLPNDIVELLAAREKQVFASDSEEDEVKEKAKEKTISKKKRAKGSGWGAYSFLYDKGSDLFRCTENNFLLNYILQAGTCYFEGHSTCTMLTKFHRIFEEKENASLKVNFSFKQLQSSSAPPFFIWVVK, from the exons ATGTCGGAAAGAGAAGATGACTCCGATGCCCCAGATGAGTTCACATCCGAGCAG GGTTTCCAACAAGATGAGGGCATAAGGAAAGTTCAGAAAGAAAATAAAGCTAG GATTGTTCGTGAAGGAAAAGAACGCCGCAGACAGTGGGCTCAAAAGAAAACACCACGGCAATCTGGAGGTGGTGAAAGTGCCATTGGTTTGGTAGATAATGAAACACCCCAACGCCCTCTGGGTAGTGATGGAATGCTTCCAAATGATATTGTAGAACTTCTTGCAGCTCGTGAGAA ACAAGTATTTGCGTCAGATTCTGAGGAAGATGAGGTGAAGGAAAAGGCCAAGGAAAAGACCATCTCAAAGAAGAAACGAGCCAAAGGCTCTGGGTGGGGAGCTTATTCCTTCTTGTATGACAAAGGAAGCGATCTATTTAGATGCACCGAAAATAATTTTCTCCTGAATTATATTTTGCAGGCTGGAACCTGTTATTTTGAAGGACATAGCACCTGCACAATGCTTACAAAATTCCATAGAATTtttgaagaaaaggaaaatgCAAGTCTCAAGGTCAACTTCAGTTTTAAACAACTCCAATCAAGCTCTGCGCCTCCTTTCTTCATCTGGGTTGTTAAGTAA